The Ictalurus punctatus breed USDA103 chromosome 28, Coco_2.0, whole genome shotgun sequence DNA window AACATCAGATCTCATCCACAGCAGAATTTTCAATACAGCAAAGGCACTCATTTGCACAATGCCAGAATGTACTAGGACAGAATGTTATGATTCAAATTTCAGCTTGGGACGGTTTCCAGAGCCAGCAGACTTTTTAACACAAGATGACGAGCGATAACGATAAATAGTGCTGCCAGCTTCAAGATGATTCCACAACTAGAGCGAACATTTCATACCGCTGTATGTAGGTAAATGAAGGCTGCAATGATTACTATAATCAATTTCCAAGAGCAAGTGATCTCATTCTCATACCTACTACATATTACGTAACAGAATATTATACTCTCAGTCCTGAACTTTATATGGATACTGCCGTATAACTTATTGTACGAGTTGGCCATGTCTTTCCCAGAAAATGGCATCAAAATAATTGACCTAATTTCAGTAATAAATCGATGAGAAGAATTCCTGCTTTCTCGATTGGCCCACTTAGCtctcacttttttgtttttcttgacaTAATAACCATTTCTAAATCTCATTTTACACTAAACAGTATGTATATGTAATGGGAGCAGCATTATTACCTAGTCTTGCTTTACTTCATCATCCAGTAGTTTGACTTTAACAAAGATACAAGCTTATGGCCTGTTTCCTGTCAACATCCTTTTGTCATCGTAAATATTACGCACTCATTCATTGTTTTCATTTCGCTTCTGAATGGGCTGAGATTAAAATAGGCCAGTATCAGTGTAAGCCTAAGTGTGACATCATTATATcacgggggaaaaaagtttCAAATAGCTATTGTTTATATTCGGCTAACAAAAGATTGAGATACATGAGAATGTTATTCATGTTGGGTTGTGATGAAGGCTATTGTTTTCCGTTCTGTCTGCATTTACAATCTGTAGAGCTTGCATCCAGActtattaatatataatgtttatgGTGATGTGTCCTATGAGGTTATACAAGAGAAAGGTCAACCTGCTTCTTAGGAGGTTTAAATTACACTAGCACACCTGTGTGTGAGAATTTCAGTTGAGGAaggtgtgttgagtgtgtggaTCTTTCTTCGAACATAAAGGACACCTCTCTGAACATGACCCAGGATTAGCGCTGGTCAGTTTAGTGTGACATTCTGGAATGGTCTTGAATTTGTGTGTTTGGGTGGGGTATATGGAGCATTACTTTATTATGGCTTAAGTATttggtttttgtatttttgtgatGTGGGCTCCACAGACAGAGACTAACGTTATTGCATGTGTCTGACAATTTTGGtaggattttaaaataattcattaaaatgactatttaaagtatattatacaacagttaatTCCGGTTCattaatttgattggtcgagAGGCATTCTGGGACCCAACTGAATATCGGTTATAATGAATATCATCATGGGTGTGATTATCTATGACACCCAGCCTGCGGCTTTATGCCTACACCGAACCAACGTTGAATTTCCCCTAAATGCATGGTTTTCAAGGTGCCATGCCATGGACTGGGGTCCCTTCCAGATTGTATTCCCAGCTCtcccagtgtttccaggataggctccggatccaccatgacatatacagttttgggtgtttcatttttaattttacagaaacttcaagtgcagttaattatttgtcatgctataagTACAAATAGACTACAGCGGATAAAAAATTCTCCAGCAACGGTCCTCCTCTGTACTTCGGCAACATTTCATTCATGCCACCGCGACAAACTCTGAGGGACTGGATGAGAGTACGAAGTGAGGACTGGTGGGAGAGAGTTGTTTTAATGGAATTTGATGATGCCGAATGGAAAGaatttttgtgtatatgtcctgtcgcaaaatgcagcgAAAACTCCCATACGACGTAAATAGTGCGATTAAGGtctataatgcacttcgatgatgcgactaaaacaggaatactccacatgttttAATTCGAATTGTGTTTatttcgagtatgactttagtcggattaaggtgaTCAGAAATCGCGTtttacatggtagtttttttatcagagtattgtcttaattgggtcTTAATATCGCAATATTAGGGGGCAGTGATGTCTTGGcgattaaggctctgggttactgatcagaaggtcgggggttcaagccccagcactgtcaagctgccactgtttggcccttgagcaaggcccttaaccctctactccaggggcgctgtatcatggctgaccctgcgctctgaccccagcttcctcaCATGCTgaggtatgcaaagaaaagaatttgcaTATGTATACGTGAtcgataaagactcattatcattattttgttgtccatgtaaacgtactgaatatCTCTTAGCAGGTACAGAGTGAGTTTGCACTGAAAAATAACAGAGCAAGCCTAGAAGAAAAGAATACACTTTCAGAACGAGTAATTTGCACTTTGTCACACCAGCTTGACCTACTTTGATTTCAGTTTCTCTGATTATATGCTGATTTCTTTCTTATATCGATTAAATCTTACTttgatttttaaacatataccatttattttatttatttatttatacaccatACAGTAAACATTAATAATTGCTCTTAATAATTTGTAATATGAGTTTGACACAATTCTTGCACACAAACGTATCTCTTAGTAGGAAACGTGGCACGTGCTGTACGCCCAGAAATTAGAGCAGCCAATGAGCGGTCTCGACGTAATCAGAACACGAGTATGACAGCGAACTGCGTAATCAGAGGCGGCTTTGTACTCGCCAATCGCGTGACAGAGCTTCGCGTGACGTGTGACGCGTCATAGTGGGCGTGATTATCGCGCCGCTTTAAATATGTCGTTGCGCGCGCCGGCTGTCTCACGCGTAGTGCCGCAGAGCGACTGTAAGCTGTATTTATTCATGTCTATTTAAAcggttatttattaatattaattactttatttctttctcttttttttaccGAAAATGCTGTGCCTTTGTCTGTACGTGCCTGAGTCTAATTCGCTCCCGACTGAATGTGAATATTTCGAGTCGAACAGTTTACCGGCTGAACTGAATCCTCTGTTCAAACTGAGTTTAGTTCTTCCGTCTCAGGAGTTTAACACGTACCGGAAGTGGAGACAGGTAAACCCCTTTAAAGATCACATATGTAAATTATGTTTtccttgtattttcttttgacATCCCCGATCAATATTCGCTTATTTTCTGGTCGTTTGCTGGGATTTAGGCTTTGATACATGACActttctaaaacaaaaaaaagctccaCTGTAATGATGCTTAGACTCTTCTCCATTCATTCCCATTGGTGATAATGGAATTTAGGCTAATCCAGATTACCTGTGTTCAGTCATGCAATCTATTCTAGCACCAAATCAGATTACGTTGACATCGGAATCATTTGGATCAACAGACTTAACATATCAGTGCAATTAAAACAGGGTTAGGTTATAAATGTGTCCTGATCATTGGTATTTTCACCATTGTCAAGATTATTTATCATTTGCATATGGTTTGTCGAGACGTGTGTTGCTTTGAAATGCTTACTGGCGAGATTTGGATGAATTGCTTACATGTAACCTAGTATACAAAGTATTGCACACAATAAGTGagcaaaatcaaataaaagaagTATGAGTACAGTCAGCATGCAGAATACATATAAGTCTGTGGGCAAAGAGACCAAGGGAAATttggtataaataagacaagtGACCTGTAAAGGTGACTCAGTAGATATAGGTGTAAAGTGAACATGTAAATATGACAGTCTGAACAGGAATGAACTGGCCTACAGGCTGTTTTAGGAAGCTGATTTGTAAAAATCTGTTAATAAATGATGCTATGATTATCATTCCCATCAAATTATAGTACTGGAGCTCATTTCCATTTGCTTTTCCACATAAATCCATAAAGTCCTGCTTGAGATGTATGCAAGCCTAGCGCAATTACACACTCATCATCTGTTAAGAGGATTCATGGATTGATGGTTTGCTCAGGAAgcacttttaattttttatagcTGTCTGTATCTTAGCCTTGATGTTACCTTGACCCACTTGTCTGTGTGTTAAGGCACACAGACAAGTGTCTGATTTAACGTGGCTGGGTATCTAGTATGAGTCAGGTGCCCAGCTCTGGTGTTATATGATCAGAATGTAACCGTGTTAATGTGTTAAAGGAGCTTAATTTGGCAATGCAAGTCTAGGGATCATGGCTAAAACTACATGGCTAAAACAGATGATAGTCTGCTGTTTTCTCCTGCTTTCTGAGCAGTTGTATTTAGATTGTCAGATAAGCAATTATCGCCTGGGACAACTGGTTTGTTGTTTAATAGCACGAACATTTAGGTCTTTCGTGTTTAAACTCCTATCATATCATAGTTAACATATTAAATATTGATGCAGTTAAGGCACAGAGACTTGGTCAGCTTTATCAAGTATACATTGACTGATGGTAAGAGTGACACCCTGTAATGCGGTCAGTTAACGGTTCCCTGCCGTATAATTACCCTAACTCAGTTCTCACCCCTGTTATGAGGAGTGCAGACCTGCAAACTTTAACACATTTTGTGTAGGAGTTTTGGTACAAGTTCTCACTAAAATGTACATCAAAAGAGCAgtcacccccccacccccacccccccgaaTCAAAGTGGCAAATGAGCCTATAGACATATGCATCTGGAGTGATTGGCAGTTGCGTAGGTGTTTTGAACTTGCTGATATTAACTGACATAGCCTGGAAGCCCTGCCCACTTCACCATCTTATACAATAGTAACTCGTCTTGACTCGATTTCACAGTTTGAAAGACGCAGCACCCTTGTTTTCTATAGGTTTATAGTGACGTGTCAAATGCCCCCCATTATTCCTCATTATTCCCCTTCAAGGTTAGCAGGTTAGCAGGTCTGTATCTGTAATGAAAAGGTTCATTCTTCCAGGTAGAGTACTTCTACTGAGTGCCTTTGGCTCGTAGGGTTCATCAGTTCATTAATTGCACAACATTTCATCAGCCACTGGACACAACACAGCTGATATCAGGTCTGTGAAAGTGCTGATGAAGAAGGAATCTGTTGTATAATCCCCAGCTGAACAGAACATAAAGATCAGGGTTGGATATGAAGGGAGAGCTCTAAATTCATGGAATTCCCGCATCAAACTTGCCGTCTTCACCCTGTATATGAGTAGCATTGCAGTACTGCCAGTTTACTTTGAGCCTTATAAGTAATGGATCAATGATACTCAGTTGAGTTTTCAaggaaaaggaatttcaccttatTTTGTTAAGCTGctgtttataaaaaaagaaaccattGGTTAAAATGTGTCATGACATACTTGGAATAATTCCATGTTCCAGGTAGGATCTGAATAAATATAAGTGTAATGTCATTCACATGGTGGAACGTGAAGTTAAAAATTAATCCTCCATCTTCGTTCCTGTTTATTCCATGAGATCTTTAAAATCAATGATTCTAAGCAGTAACCCCCTTCGACCCCCAAAGCACTCAGCTCTTGAAAGCCTGTGTCTCTTCCGGTAAATGAACTTTGTGCCAGGTACAAACTGTGCTAATGGTTATGATGGTGTGCAGACCTTTCAAAGCAAGCTTGGCCAAACAAAGTCCATATGGCAGCAGCTCTTGAAAATCCATCATTTCTGTGACTTGCAGAATCTCAAGTGTTACACTGGATGTTTTCCTCACCTTTGTACCAACtgccttattttgcacattGTATCATTTCAGAAAATTGTGAAAGCCGGAGATAAGGACCTGGACGGCCAGTTGGACTTTGAGGAGTTTGTGCATTACCTGAGGGACCACGAGAAGAAGCTACGGCTGGTCTTTAAAAGTCTGGACAAGAAGAATGATGGTAAGGGTGGAGTTTGCCGTTATGTTTTGTGCTGTTGTGGATTTTGCTGCGTTTTCATCATTTTGGGTCGGAAGCTTATGATCCACCTGAGGGCAGTGGTGATTTAGTTTAATCCAAAACAAATCTCAAACAGAAGGGGAAAAATGCTGTAGTCATCATCAGGCCATCATCCTATATAACAATTCCTCTTTGGGGGGGAAGGGgttggtgtgtatatatagcagtgcaataatttaaaaaaatagttttgttaATTAAATAGTTAATAGTTAAATAAATTCAAGTTTTGCTTGAAACACTGGGTCCAGGCTTAGATCAtcacattctttctttttctcgcTCCCTCTAGGTCGCATCGATTCACAGGAGATCATGCAGTCACTCAGAGATCTGGGGGTCCACATCTCAGAGCAGCAGGCTGAGAAAATCCTCAAGAGGTCCGTTCACAATTGCTATAGTAGTAGCTAAACAGGGTGTTTCTCAGGGTTTCATACTTCTAATTCACTAAACTATTAGTaactagtaatagtagtaaaGTACACCTATGTGGTAGGCAATACATGTTCAGGTACACCTGTAAGGACGGGCAACTCTGTGTACGTTTGTGTTTTGtgcatctgtctttctctctcgtcCTGCTACgtccctcatttctctctctctaacgcCTCACACACTGTCTTTCTGCCCCTCCTCTTTTCTGTGTCTTCCCAGAATTAGGAGGGGCCATGTCTTTGCTCCCGTAATGTAGTAAGTAaactgtcctctctctctctctctctcttgctctctataTACTTGTCTCTGCCTGGCTTGACTCATCTTTCAGTTCATCTCTGCTtcatctttttgttttatttttttattcaagctTACTTTTCCCCCTCTGGTTTGATGCTGATATGAGGATAAAGTAAGATGATTCATGCTAAATAATCATTTTTGGTATCTTTTTGAATGAAGCAAGAGAAAATTCATTTGTACCACGGAGATAATTGGACCTATGCTCAGAAAAGGGTTttgaatttcaaatttcaatgCATGTTCAATAACTTGTTTTCCATCCACATGGCTGTGAACGAGTTATGGTAAATTGTCAGGAAGTCGGTGCAGATTCTGTAATGTCTGCAATTGACTTATTAGCAACAACAGGATGTGGATGTTGGTTTCGATCATTcctatgtgttttgttttttttttctccaccgaAACAGCATGGACAAGAATGGGACAATGACCATCGACTGGAATGAATGGCGAGACTACCACCTGCTTCACCCTGCAGACAACATCCCCGAGATCATCCTGTACTGGAAGCATTCGACAGTAAGctaaatttggacatttttctgtaaagatCGTTGACACTCTAGGTTTTCCCCTCCCTCTGAAGATGGGACATGTGAAGCTTTGTTCTCCGCATTATTCAGGGCCATGATGTTCTTGtacatcttatatatatttaGTACATTTCTTGACCTTTGAGTTTTGACACCTGTCCTTAATGATATGAAAAGACTCGGACACCGTGTCCCATGTCATTCACAGCTGTTGCGCTTCAGTTAAGTTGAAATACACAGTGCCCCACAGGAACACCGTGCTCAGACGTAATCATGTTACGCTGATCAGAtcagcaatgttttttttgtttgtttttgttttttttttcaaccttgAGCACACTGTATGTCAGTTTCTTGTTCTGATAGGACAGAGCATTAACTTCAACCCAAAAGACAAGTTTCCATGCAACAAGAGTTTATGCAAGCCTAAAGTTTTATGGTAACCtttattttaacttttgatGTCATTTGTATAGTATGTTCATATAATTAATACCAGGACTTGATAAAATTAACTTATTAAATGTTCTTTAGTGGTTGAACTCTGATGGTGTGTGTCAGTACCCACACACATTTGCCTCTGATAAAGCCAGCACGTCTTTATCACTTAGAAACAGACCCTAGGACCTGGTTCTCATTTGGTTGTATAAAATCTTTAAGTAAGGAGTAAAGCATGACAGGTCGTGCTGTTGGAGGAATAGGATGGGTGGTGTTGCATTTAACATTGTAACATGTCCACAGAACAAGTAAGTTCATGATCACTTAagttaaagcagctataaacagttgatTTCTCACCAGActcatatataaaaaatatttttcccccctcactgttttggttaataagacaaaaaaaaaatcatgttaccaagaaaccacaaagtgtcCCAAAGACtatcccatggtggaaaactacacatgagctgttactatagaaatgataatgtattggTACGAGCACAGTAACACATTAACGGGCTCATTAACAATACCCAGGACCCACCATGGTCTCTTATCCGCCTCCAtggacattacacattacattaaCAAACAACCCCACACTGTTTTTCATATGCATTACATTAATACGCACAACTCGGGCTGCTATACTGCACCTTTTTACTTCAACTGTGAGCATTTGTACTGGCCCACTTTTACACATCCTACACTAATGTACAGTTAATgtcctttatttttatattcctaaatctttatatttatgctcatagtttttctttttttaccgcTTCTCATTTTCATAACTCTCTCTCTTGTTTAGCTTATTAATAATGTTGTATTTCTTGTCGTTTACTGTTAttaagcaccagtacaccaagACAGATTCCATGTACATGTAAACCCTCAATGCTTAGCAAAGCTGATTCTaattatgaaaaacattttcattccaTTCTGAATGTATTCACTCTTCATTTATAGCAACCTGCAGTAACCGAGTGGACTACTCCTGTTTAATTCAGATTTTGCTATGTGGCTGATCTTTATATGCAACCTCATCTTGCAGATATTTGATGTAGGGGAAAGTTTGATGGTGCCTGATGAGTTCACAGCGGAGGAgaagaagactgggatgtggtgGCGGCACCTGGTGGCAGGAGGTGGAGCCGGCTCTGTGTCGCGCACCTGCACTGCTCCGCTGGATCGACTCAAAGTTCTTATGCAGGTAAAGACCTTCGGCAATCTGCTGGTAGAACTACTAATTGGTTAATAGTAATTTTCCAATTTGGACTTTTGTGTTGCACAACAGAACATCAAAAAAGTGTCTTTCTGTTGCCGAGAAAAGCTGAAGAAAATTTGCTGACATGTTGAAGAAACTTGTTTTGAAATGCAAATGAGAATCACCTCCAATCCCACACGCGCTTCTGCAACATAATGGAATTGTACTTGAATTTTCTAGTGAAATTTtagttctttaaaataaaaccccGCTGTGACCAAAGTGGGGTTCAGGGCTCCTTCGTTGCCTGTGAAACACAACCAGAAGGGTCTGCAATTAAAAAGAATATATTTTTACAGTGGTGCAAATCACAACTCGCCATTACCAAAGTTATGTTTATTTACTAAATTCTTAGTCATTAGCTGATTTCACTGGTCACTGATATTGAATGGGTTTCATCTAAGCCTCAATAATTCAAAAACAAGTAGCCTATAAATGTCTActtgaagtaaaaaaatatatatattttttttaaaattgagtTACAAAGGAAGCCCCTGATTGTAAAATTCCCTGAaagaagtaataataataataataataataataataattattattattattattattattattattattattatttagtaataaGGTTTAGGGTGACTTTTTAAGAATAATGTTGAGTTCACTCAACATTACATAATGTTGCTTAGATTGCTGGGATGTACAACGAGATTGTAGAATGTAATTATGGGATGTAGAACAGATTGTACAATAGGTATGTGGCTAACTAGAGTAAAAGTGAGCCAGATTTCACATTACTGTTCTGTAGTTATAGGACAGTAAGACGAGTGTATGGTCAAAGGTTATAACGGCTGCCTCTGATTAGTCAAACACGGTCATTCACTAATGAATGACTATAAAATTCTGCTCAACAGTGAAAGCTGGACTTTGGATGACACTATCGTTTTaactcttctctctttttttttttctttcttttttttttctttctcttttttttttttttttttttttttttttttttttttttttttaactaagaTAATGGATTAAGCTTGAAAGTAAAGCACGCTTAACTTACATCTGTGTCTGGGAGCCAAAAACTAAAATCACTGATCACTTGCTAATTCTGCTCCCTCTCTGACATTTTTAGGTGCACTCCTCTCGTGTGAACACCATGTGTATCGCTAGTGGTTTCTCTCAGATGATCCGTGAAGGTGGTATACGGTCACTGTGGCGAGGAAATGGTATGAACGTCCTAAAGATTGCACCTGAATCCGCCATCAAGTTCATGGCTTATGAGCAGGTAAGGGTGATATAATCTTAGTACTTGCATATAATCAGGTTATAGTTATGCAGGAAGCACTGGCAGCAATGGTAAATGGTTGGAGATCAtttagtgatttttattttgctgtatCTGGTCTTATCCCTATCAGATAAAACGGCTGATTGGCAGCAATCAGGAGACGCTGGGAATTCTAGAGAGGCTGGTCGCAGGATCTCTGGCTGGTGCCATTTCGCAGAGCAGCATCTACCCAATGGAGGTGAGAGAatagtgcagtgtgtgctaGAATGCTGGTAATTGTACATCTGCTTAGAGAACTGACAGATGTTTGCACAGGTGTGTATGGAGAACACCATGTTCACCTGGTTTCAAATGCCAGCTCCGTTACCAAAGCCACCCTAAAGTAGGCGTAATTCTTCAACTTTGTCTAAAACCATGGCATGTTTTGTGCTTGTTTATATATGGATGATTGTGCCATTTGACAGAGTAAGATATTTATTATACTGTGTAGtattcccttttttaaaaaggtcTTTCAAACTTTTAGAACTGTGTTAATAGGCTGGTATTTGTGGTATTGTATGGAGAGGGGGGGACCCCCAGCAAGTTCTGAAAAGGTCTAAACCAAGAGTCTTCTGTTTCTTAAAGGTTCTGAAGACTCGACTAGCCCTAGGAAAGACGGGTCAGTACTCCGGAATTGTGGATTGCGCCAAACACATATTTCAGAAAGAGGGCTTAGCAGCATTTTACAAGGGTTATATCCCCAACATTCTTGGCATTATTCCCTATGCTGGAATAGACCTTGCTGTCTACGAGGTAATGTTTCTTCCTACTTCTGCTTAATTAGTTTACTTACATGATATCAACTTAATTAAAAGATTGAGAAAGAAATGTATTTGCTTTTAAAGCTACTTTAGCTCCTGGGCATCTGTCTTTATGTCTCCATGTCATTTACAGGAACACTCCAGCATTTGGCAACTTCTCAATCTCTATCTACTGTGTTCGTAGTATATGTTTGTAGTGTTGAAAAatgctggagtattcctttaaataCCGATTGAGACGGTACAATTAAAAGAAAGCATTAGTGTGTTATTAACATGTGCATAGAACTGTGTGTTAACGTGTGTATTAACGGTGTTTAGAAGGCAAGCAGTTtatattttctgtctttcttccaaGCTTatgtttctctttatttctctctttcttgcagACGCTGAAGAATTCATGGCTACAGACGTACGCCACAGACAGCGCAGATCCTGGCGTGTTTGTCCTGCTAGCCTGTGGCACCATGTCCAGCACTTGCGGCCAGTTAGCCAGTTACCCTTTAGCCCTGGTTAGGACGCGCATGCAGGCTCAAGGTGAGGCTCTTGAATTTGATCGAAGGAGTAACAGTAAATAGAAAATGGGATTccaagagctttttttttttgtacccaGTGATGTAGAAGCAAGCAAATGCTGTCACCCACCTGAGTTCACATTCTCGCTCACACAGAATTTCACTATCATGACCTCTTTTTACCTTGACCAACATGCGTCATGTCCTAGAGTAAACAGACGTGTATGTGTGCTGTCAATCAATGGATTGCGTTGGTCACTACAGGTCATGTCACGTTTTCTCACAATACCTGGACACTGGGGGGGGGAAGCACGAGTAGAAATTGATTTTCGAATAAATTGATTCCACTTAATGGAGGAATCACCGGTTTAGTCACCACTGCACAAGTGTCCTCAAGAGCAGAGATCATTATCATACTAAAACAATGCTCATCAAAATGACCATCACTAcctgcccccccaccccccttctctgatgtctctccttctctctgttcaGCAGCTGCATTGGATGGAGGGCCTCAGATGTCCATGAGTAGCTTGTTCAGACATATTGTGCGGACGGAAGGTGCGATGGGGCTCTACCGAGGCCTGGCACCCAACTTCATGAAGGTCATCCCTGCAGTCAGCATCAGCTACGTGGTGTACGAGAATCTAAAAGTCACACTGGGTGTTCAATCCCGGTGAAAGACTAGCAGATCTTTACCTTTTGAATTTTTGTTGGGAAGCGAAATGGAGACAGATGGACAGTGAATCTCGGGTGGCGAGACCTGAGGTTTGAGTCGATGTTTTCATTCTGTGAATGCTAGAGGAAGGGGCCGAGGAGGGTAGGAACAAAGAACA harbors:
- the slc25a25b gene encoding calcium-binding mitochondrial carrier protein SCaMC-2-B isoform X8; this encodes MDQGSFVSPILSDVLCQCRSEEYWLSDSGGGVSGIDVGCSTPVPAAKDEPHVCAVCGGPEQEHRLKVLFQILDVNRDGGICVNDLTIGLKKLGLHRTEHELRKIVKAGDKDLDGQLDFEEFVHYLRDHEKKLRLVFKSLDKKNDGRIDSQEIMQSLRDLGVHISEQQAEKILKRIRRGHVFAPVMYMDKNGTMTIDWNEWRDYHLLHPADNIPEIILYWKHSTIFDVGESLMVPDEFTAEEKKTGMWWRHLVAGGGAGSVSRTCTAPLDRLKVLMQVHSSRVNTMCIASGFSQMIREGGIRSLWRGNGMNVLKIAPESAIKFMAYEQIKRLIGSNQETLGILERLVAGSLAGAISQSSIYPMEVLKTRLALGKTGQYSGIVDCAKHIFQKEGLAAFYKGYIPNILGIIPYAGIDLAVYETLKNSWLQTYATDSADPGVFVLLACGTMSSTCGQLASYPLALVRTRMQAQVM
- the slc25a25b gene encoding calcium-binding mitochondrial carrier protein SCaMC-2-B isoform X2 — encoded protein: MDQGSFVSPILSDVLCQCRSEEYWLSDSGGGVSGIDVGCSTPVPAAKDEPHVCAVCGGPEQEHRLKVLFQILDVNRDGGICVNDLTIGLKKLGLHRTEHELRKIVKAGDKDLDGQLDFEEFVHYLRDHEKKLRLVFKSLDKKNDGRIDSQEIMQSLRDLGVHISEQQAEKILKRIRRGHVFAPVMYMDKNGTMTIDWNEWRDYHLLHPADNIPEIILYWKHSTIFDVGESLMVPDEFTAEEKKTGMWWRHLVAGGGAGSVSRTCTAPLDRLKVLMQVHSSRVNTMCIASGFSQMIREGGIRSLWRGNGMNVLKIAPESAIKFMAYEQIKRLIGSNQETLGILERLVAGSLAGAISQSSIYPMEVLKTRLALGKTGQYSGIVDCAKHIFQKEGLAAFYKGYIPNILGIIPYAGIDLAVYETLKNSWLQTYATDSADPGVFVLLACGTMSSTCGQLASYPLALVRTRMQAQAAALDGGPQMSMSSLFRHIVRTEGAMGLYRGLAPNFMKVIPAVSISYVVYENLKVTLGVQSR
- the slc25a25b gene encoding calcium-binding mitochondrial carrier protein SCaMC-2-B isoform X5, with amino-acid sequence MLPEMWSSMRRWFLGSLTAEKNEQNVANPRQKDHSVLEASAGEKQENGPTPAKKTTMLILMAPPKDLQQKIVKAGDKDLDGQLDFEEFVHYLRDHEKKLRLVFKSLDKKNDGRIDSQEIMQSLRDLGVHISEQQAEKILKRIRRGHVFAPVMYMDKNGTMTIDWNEWRDYHLLHPADNIPEIILYWKHSTIFDVGESLMVPDEFTAEEKKTGMWWRHLVAGGGAGSVSRTCTAPLDRLKVLMQVHSSRVNTMCIASGFSQMIREGGIRSLWRGNGMNVLKIAPESAIKFMAYEQIKRLIGSNQETLGILERLVAGSLAGAISQSSIYPMEVLKTRLALGKTGQYSGIVDCAKHIFQKEGLAAFYKGYIPNILGIIPYAGIDLAVYETLKNSWLQTYATDSADPGVFVLLACGTMSSTCGQLASYPLALVRTRMQAQAAALDGGPQMSMSSLFRHIVRTEGAMGLYRGLAPNFMKVIPAVSISYVVYENLKVTLGVQSR